One Terriglobia bacterium genomic region harbors:
- a CDS encoding serine hydrolase: MIFFFFQNTRPLHYVILGNRNGDRMRTLPIIALLAISAMAVAAQSVSQTTPAAQSHDLQSVAESVAQYFRADPSGVGQLFAPEFLTQVPAARLETVMRQLYTQLGRCTGVKLEKQVSSTSAQFTFTFEKGFTAPVNLVINADASHSITGFVVGPPVSSSETLSAVIEKMKLLPGRVSFLAQRLDASGPVALGEWQPTQRLAIGSAFKLYILGTLAHQISGGQRHWNDVISLDVHSLPSGILQSWPLGTPLTVQSAASLMISRSDNTAADELLKTVGREQVEAMLQVMGHSQPAVDQPFLSTMEMFQLKWGIPPDQLQQYITNDIAARRAFLQMLKPPVSHETLLAAASGTTPKMIDQVEWFASATDLCHALAWFHADDSARDTARQILAINPGIPVSSTRWAYIGFKGGSEPGVISLNFLLRSRMGQWYVIGAVWNDPKAAVSETVWVGLISRAIELLP, from the coding sequence ATGATATTTTTCTTCTTTCAGAATACTCGACCACTGCATTACGTGATTCTTGGCAACAGAAACGGAGACAGGATGCGCACTTTACCCATTATAGCCTTGCTGGCAATCAGCGCGATGGCTGTCGCGGCCCAGTCCGTGTCGCAAACCACGCCGGCGGCTCAGTCTCATGATTTGCAATCCGTGGCCGAGTCGGTGGCGCAGTATTTCCGCGCCGATCCATCCGGGGTAGGCCAACTCTTTGCTCCCGAGTTCCTGACCCAGGTGCCGGCCGCCCGATTGGAAACGGTCATGAGGCAGCTCTACACCCAATTGGGTCGCTGCACAGGAGTCAAATTAGAAAAGCAAGTCAGCTCAACCTCTGCCCAATTCACATTCACTTTCGAGAAGGGATTCACCGCCCCCGTCAACCTGGTGATCAATGCTGACGCTTCTCATTCTATAACCGGATTTGTGGTGGGACCGCCTGTATCATCGAGTGAAACGCTGTCCGCGGTGATCGAAAAGATGAAGCTCCTGCCGGGCCGGGTCAGCTTTCTCGCCCAGCGCCTGGATGCGAGTGGTCCGGTGGCACTGGGCGAATGGCAACCTACGCAGAGACTAGCTATCGGATCTGCCTTCAAACTCTACATTCTGGGGACGCTCGCTCATCAGATCAGCGGCGGGCAGCGCCACTGGAATGACGTGATCTCGCTCGATGTGCACTCCTTACCCTCCGGCATTCTGCAGAGTTGGCCACTTGGCACGCCGCTCACAGTGCAAAGCGCGGCCTCGCTGATGATTTCCAGGAGTGACAACACCGCAGCCGACGAGTTGTTGAAGACCGTAGGTCGCGAGCAAGTGGAAGCAATGTTGCAGGTGATGGGGCACAGCCAGCCGGCGGTGGATCAGCCGTTTCTTTCCACCATGGAGATGTTCCAGCTGAAATGGGGCATTCCTCCCGATCAACTGCAGCAATACATCACCAATGACATCGCGGCTCGGCGGGCGTTTTTGCAAATGCTCAAGCCACCGGTCTCCCATGAGACCCTGCTTGCAGCAGCCAGTGGTACCACCCCAAAGATGATTGACCAAGTGGAATGGTTTGCCTCCGCCACCGACCTTTGCCATGCCCTGGCTTGGTTTCACGCGGACGATAGTGCTCGGGATACCGCTCGCCAGATTCTAGCCATCAATCCCGGCATTCCTGTCTCCTCGACCCGTTGGGCTTACATCGGTTTCAAGGGCGGATCCGAACCCGGTGTCATCAGCCTGAATTTCCTGCTGCGCTCGCGGATGGGGCAATGGTATGTGATTGGTGCGGTTTGGAATGATCCCAAAGCGGCGG